In Aegilops tauschii subsp. strangulata cultivar AL8/78 chromosome 3, Aet v6.0, whole genome shotgun sequence, one genomic interval encodes:
- the LOC141042497 gene encoding uncharacterized protein, with protein sequence MQGGCIADIGSCGTGFDSASGSVRTKKFRTKGSELADRKGEKNKAMPRAPSICCSSIDEALSFSSRARCNKRLVLFPSREPRERPAPRRAKLIFKTGSSGALKRAGPLKGRLLCERSSESTRVLRTKGVYNWGAAQLFCWRDRMEFFTKFETKEKLKVSL encoded by the coding sequence ATGCAAGGAGGATGTATAGCTGATATAGGATCTTGTGGAACTGGATTTGATTCTGCAAGCGGTTCGGTACGAACGAAGAAATTTCGAACAAAAGGATCGGAACTCGCTGATAGGAAAGGAGAGAAAAACAAAGCAATGCCAAGAGCTCCGTCAATCTGCTGTTCATCGATAGACGAAGCTCTCTCTTTTTCATCTCGTGCCAGATGTAACAAAAGATTAGTCCTTTTTCCTTCTCGCGAACCACGGGAGCGCCCAGCGCCCAGAAGAGCAAAGCTCATTTTCAAAACAGGGTCAAGCGGCGCATTAAAAAGGGCTGGCCCGTTAAAAGGACGCTTACTTTGCGAACGAAGTTCAGAATCAACAAGGGTTCTCCGAACGAAGGGAGTGTACAACTGGGGCGCAGCCCAACTTTTTTGTTGGAGAGATAGAATGGAGTTCTTCACGAAGTTCGAGACAAAGGAAAAACTCAAAGTTTCTCTATAG